A genomic region of Deltaproteobacteria bacterium contains the following coding sequences:
- the priA gene encoding primosomal protein N', producing the protein MQSKIDTNHHFVTLALPIPIHKEFIYRIPEALSAYVSVGKRILVPFGRRITAGYAVGFPKESDTAGINDIKYIIDVLDDKPIFDESRLEFYKWMSLYYFSPLGEVLKLIHLPQSDKRYFAITDMGIESLQKSLKDSEADILKVIAGKKSVSLKVISKYTRIKDLHSIICELLEKGLIAELSNTKDSIKDKETALEQGDLDDEEDILHEPNTEQSYAISRIAEKVKSQRFSPFLLYGVTGSGKTLVYLKVLEKTIDMGKRGIVLVPEIALTYGLARYLVKRFEDRVAVIHSGLSDKERYEQWRRIRDGNIDIVVGARSSLFVPLDNIGIIIVDEEHDTSYKQEEGVRYNARDISMMMAKILNIVVVLGSATPSVETFYNAKSSKISLLHLSMRVLDRPMPEIKIVDMKEKSQESKILSERFRSLLADALSKKQQAILFLNRRGFANFIICKDCGYVFKCLNCNVSMTFHKKQNIIKCHYCDLSMPVPSFCPQCNGYNIVDMGTGTEKVEEEIRRLFSDVKVVRMDRDTTRKKGAHKKILRTVEKGEADILIGTQMVAKGHHFSNVTVMGIISADTTMNIPDFRSAEKTFQILTQAAGRAGRGDIPGKVIIQTLNPHHYCFFSIMNHDYTSFFNEEIGKRKELNYPPFYRLVNLRIEGSKEDKVIKAANTLKRVADGYIGRFKGDIILLGPAPTFLSFLRGRYRWHMLVKGKNVKTLHDFIHSIKNRFEQNKMTGIELVIDVDPMTTM; encoded by the coding sequence TTGCAAAGCAAAATAGATACAAACCATCACTTCGTTACTTTAGCCCTTCCTATCCCTATACATAAAGAGTTTATCTATAGGATACCTGAAGCATTGTCAGCCTATGTGTCTGTAGGAAAAAGGATTCTTGTGCCATTTGGCAGAAGGATTACAGCCGGATATGCCGTAGGTTTCCCAAAAGAATCCGATACCGCAGGCATTAATGATATAAAATACATAATAGATGTTCTGGATGACAAGCCTATATTTGATGAGAGTAGGCTTGAGTTCTACAAATGGATGTCTCTGTACTATTTTTCTCCGCTTGGAGAGGTACTGAAACTTATTCATCTGCCGCAATCAGATAAAAGATACTTCGCCATAACAGACATGGGTATAGAGTCTTTGCAAAAATCCTTAAAAGACAGTGAAGCCGATATTCTTAAAGTCATTGCAGGCAAAAAATCAGTTTCACTAAAGGTTATTTCAAAGTATACAAGGATTAAAGACCTGCATTCAATTATCTGTGAATTACTGGAAAAGGGACTTATTGCAGAGCTATCAAATACTAAAGACAGTATCAAAGATAAAGAGACCGCATTAGAACAGGGAGACCTTGATGATGAAGAAGATATTTTACATGAACCAAATACAGAACAGTCTTATGCTATCAGCAGGATAGCAGAAAAAGTAAAGAGTCAGAGGTTTTCTCCATTTCTGCTTTACGGTGTTACAGGCAGCGGCAAGACACTTGTTTATCTAAAGGTATTAGAGAAAACTATTGATATGGGTAAAAGGGGTATAGTGCTTGTGCCTGAGATTGCGCTTACCTATGGGCTTGCCAGATATTTGGTTAAAAGGTTTGAAGACAGGGTTGCTGTTATACACAGCGGACTCTCAGATAAAGAGCGGTATGAACAGTGGCGGAGGATACGAGATGGGAATATTGATATTGTTGTTGGTGCAAGGTCATCCCTCTTTGTGCCTTTAGATAATATCGGCATTATCATTGTTGATGAGGAGCATGATACATCCTATAAACAGGAAGAGGGTGTCAGGTATAACGCAAGGGATATCAGCATGATGATGGCAAAAATCCTGAATATAGTGGTTGTGCTTGGTTCTGCAACACCGTCTGTAGAAACATTCTATAATGCAAAAAGCAGCAAGATCTCTCTTTTGCACCTCTCAATGAGGGTTCTTGACAGGCCTATGCCAGAGATAAAAATTGTGGACATGAAAGAAAAAAGTCAGGAGTCAAAAATTTTATCAGAAAGATTCAGAAGTCTTTTAGCAGATGCACTGAGTAAAAAACAGCAGGCAATACTTTTTTTAAACAGAAGGGGATTCGCAAATTTTATAATCTGCAAAGACTGCGGCTATGTATTTAAATGTCTGAACTGCAATGTGTCAATGACTTTTCACAAAAAACAGAATATCATCAAATGCCACTATTGTGACCTATCCATGCCCGTTCCGTCATTCTGTCCACAGTGTAACGGATATAATATAGTTGACATGGGGACTGGCACTGAAAAGGTTGAAGAAGAGATACGGAGATTATTTTCGGATGTTAAGGTTGTTCGGATGGATAGAGACACAACGAGAAAGAAAGGGGCTCATAAAAAGATACTTCGGACAGTAGAAAAAGGCGAGGCAGACATCCTTATTGGCACACAAATGGTTGCAAAAGGGCATCATTTTTCCAATGTTACTGTTATGGGAATAATCTCTGCTGATACCACAATGAACATCCCTGACTTTAGAAGTGCTGAAAAGACATTTCAGATTCTGACACAGGCAGCAGGAAGGGCAGGAAGGGGAGATATACCTGGTAAGGTTATAATCCAGACACTTAATCCTCACCATTATTGTTTTTTTAGCATTATGAACCATGATTATACATCTTTCTTTAATGAAGAGATTGGGAAAAGGAAGGAACTTAACTATCCTCCATTCTATAGACTTGTTAACTTGAGAATAGAGGGGAGTAAAGAAGATAAAGTTATAAAGGCAGCAAATACTCTAAAAAGGGTTGCAGATGGATATATAGGGAGATTTAAAGGGGATATAATCTTGTTAGGTCCAGCACCTACTTTTCTTTCATTCTTAAGAGGAAGATACAGGTGGCATATGCTGGTAAAAGGAAAGAATGTAAAAACACTCCATGATTTTATACATTCTATTAAAAATAGGTTTGAGCAAAATAAAATGACAGGCATTGAACTTGTCATAGATGTTGACCCTATGACTACAATGTAG